In Cicer arietinum cultivar CDC Frontier isolate Library 1 chromosome 1, Cicar.CDCFrontier_v2.0, whole genome shotgun sequence, one DNA window encodes the following:
- the LOC101513193 gene encoding potassium transporter 7 isoform X1 — MADDSGEINGGFSMDSTESRWVFQDEEYASDIEEYESDFRFRGHATVPPDSEDEDSARQKLIRTGPRIDSFDVEALDVPGAHKNNDYQDISVGKKIVLAFQTLGVVFGDVGTSPLYTFSVMFRKTPINGNEDIIGALSLVLYTLVLFPLVKYVMVVMWANDHGEGGTFALYSLICRHAKVSLLPNQLPSDARISSFRLKVPSPELERSLKIKERLETSLTLKKTLLILVLAGTSMVIANGVVTPAMSVLSSVGGLKVGVDAIKQDEVVMISVACLIVLFSVQKYGTSKVGLAVGPALFIWFCSLAGIGIYNLVKYDSSVLRAFNPIHIYYFFKRNSTKAWYSLGGCLLCATGSEAMFADLCYFSVRSVQLTFVFLVLPCLLLGYLGQAAYLMENHADAGRAFYSSVPSGAFWPTFLIANIAALIASRAMTTATFSCIKQSTVLGCFPRLKIIHTSRKFMGQIYIPVLNWFLLAVSLVLVCSISSIDEIGNAYGIAELGVMMMTTVLVTLVMLLIWQIHIIIVFCFLVVFLGLELTFFSSVLWSVTDGSWIILVFAVIMFLIMYVWNYGSNLKYETEVKQKLSMDLMRELGSNLGTIRAPGIGLLYNELVKGIPAILGHFLTTLPAIHSMIIFVSIKYVPVPVVPQSERFLFRRVCPKSYHIFRCIARYGYKDVRKENHQTFEQLLIESLEKFIRREAQERSLESDGDEDIDSEDEYSSSRVLIAPNGSLYSLGFPLLADFKDTNNSVLEPSTSEVVSPTASDHPVFDAEQSLERELSFIRKAKESGVVYLLGHGDIRARKDSWFIKKLIINYFYAFLRKNCRRGITTLSVPHSHLMQVSMTYMV; from the exons ATGGCGGATGATAGTGGGGAGATCAATGGCGGATTCTCGATGGACTCAACCGAATCAAGGTGGGTTTTTCAAGATGAAGAATATGCGTCTGATATAGAAGAGTACGAATCCGATTTCAGATTCAGAGGACATGCCACTGTGCCACCGGATTCCGAAGATGAAGATAGCGCCCGACAGAAACTCATTCGTACTGGTCCTCGAATCGATTCCTTCGATGTCGAGGCTCTTGATGTTCCTGGTGctcataaaaataatgattatcag GATATCAGTGTAGGAAAGAAAATTGTATTGGCTTTTCAGACTCTTGGTGTTGTCTTTGGTGATGTTGGAACCAGTCCGTTATATACATTCAGTGTTATGTTTAGAAAGACCCCTATAAATGGAAATGAAGACATTATTGGAGCATTATCACTTGTCTTGTATACTTTAGTCTTGTTTCCTTTGGTGAAGTATGTCATGGTTGTTATGTGGGCCAATGATCATGGGGaag GTGGCACTTTTGCCTTGTACTCCTTGATTTGCCGTCATGCTAAGGTGAGTCTTCTCCCCAATCAGTTACCATCAGATGCCCGTATATCAAGCTTTAGGCTAAAGGTGCCATCTCCTGAGCTTGAAAGATCATTAAAAATTAAGGAAAGACTTGAGACTTCTTTGACTCTAAAGAAGACACTACTAATATTAGTGCTTGCTGGTACTTCTATGGTGATTGCTAATGGTGTTGTAACACCAGCAATGTCAG TATTGTCATCTGTTGGTGGTTTAAAAGTTGGGGTTGATGCGATCAAGCAAG ATGAAGTTGTGATGATTTCAGTTGCCTGCCTGATTGTTTTGTTCAGTGTACAGAAGTATGGAACAAGTAAAGTAGGACTTGCAGTAGGACCTGCTTTATTCATATGGTTTTGTTCTCTTGCGGGTATCGGGATATACAATCTTGTCAAATATGACAGTAGTGTCTTGAGGGCATTTAATCCTATTCATATCTACTATTTCTTCAAGAGGAACTCAACTAAAGCATGGTATTCACTTGGGGGTTGTCTTCTCTGTGCAACTG GTTCTGAAGCCATGTTTGCAGATCTGTGCTACTTTTCTGTACGATCAGTGCAG CTTACATTTGTGTTTCTTGTTTTGCCGTGTCTGCTATTGGGTTATTTGGGTCAAGCTGCATACCTTATGGAAAACCATGCCGATGCTGGTCGGGCCTTTTATTCTTCTGTTCCAA GTGGTGCATTCTGGCCAACTTTCCTTATTGCTAACATTGCTGCACTGATTGCAAGTCGGGCTATGACTACAGCAACATTTTCATGTATAAAGCAATCAACTGTACTTGGTTGTTTCCCTCGTCTTAAAATCATTCACACTTCCCGGAAATTTATGGGCCAAATCTATATCCCCGTCCTTAACTGGTTTCTGCTTGCTGTTTCTCTGGTGCTTGTCTGCTCAATATCCAGCATTGATGAGATCGGAAATGCCTATG GCATTGCTGAACTTGGGGTGATGATGATGACCACTGTTTTAGTGACCCTTGTTATGCTTCTTATATGGCAAATACACATCATCATAGTGTTCTGTTTTTTGGTAGTCTTCTTGGGATTGGAGTTGACTTTCTTTTCATCTGTTCTATGGAGTGTAACAGACGGAAGTTGGATAATATTGGTCTTTGCCGTAATTATGTTTCTGATAATGTATGTATGGAATTATGGTAGCAATCTCAAGTACGAAACTGAAGTCAAGCAAAAACTGTCGATGGATTTGATGCGAGAATTAGGTTCTAATCTTGGGACAATACGAGCTCCTGGAATTGGTTTGCTTTATAATGAGTTGGTCAAAGGAATACCAGCAATTCTTGGCCATTTTCTGACTACACTTCCAGCTATTCACTCCATGATCATATTTGTGAGTATTAAGTATGTTCCAGTTCCTGTGGTTCCTCAAAGTGAAAGGTTCCTTTTCCGGCGAGTCTGCCCCAAAAGTTATCATATATTTCGTTGCATTGCCAG GTATGGTTACAAAGATGTTCGAAAAGAAAATCACCAGACTTTCGAGCAGCTGCTGATTGAGAGCCTAGAGAAATTTATACGCCGTGAGGCTCAGGAGAGGTCACTAGAGAGTGATGGGGATGAAGATATTGATTCAGAGGATGAGTACTCTAGTTCTAGGGTTCTAATTGCTCCCAATGGGAGTCTTTACTCACTTGGGTTTCCTCTTCTTGCTGATTTTAAGGATACAAACAACTCTGTTTTAGAACCAAGCACATCTGAGGTGGTAAGCCCCACAGCCTCTGATCACCCGGTGTTTGATGCTGAGCAGAGCCTTGAGAGGGAGTTATCTTTTATTCGCAAGGCTAAAGAATCTGGAGTTGTTTATCTTCTTGGTCATGGGGATATAAGGGCAAGGAAGGACTCTTGGTTTATCAAGAAGttaataataaactatttcTATGCCTTCTTGAGAAAAAACTGCAGGAGGGGGATCACAACTTTAAGTGTGCCCCATTCGCATCTGATGCAAGTTAGCATGACTTACATggtttga
- the LOC101513193 gene encoding potassium transporter 7 isoform X2 produces MADDSGEINGGFSMDSTESRWVFQDEEYASDIEEYESDFRFRGHATVPPDSEDEDSARQKLIRTGPRIDSFDVEALDVPGAHKNNDYQDISVGKKIVLAFQTLGVVFGDVGTSPLYTFSVMFRKTPINGNEDIIGALSLVLYTLVLFPLVKYVMVVMWANDHGEGGTFALYSLICRHAKVSLLPNQLPSDARISSFRLKVPSPELERSLKIKERLETSLTLKKTLLILVLAGTSMVIANGVVTPAMSDEVVMISVACLIVLFSVQKYGTSKVGLAVGPALFIWFCSLAGIGIYNLVKYDSSVLRAFNPIHIYYFFKRNSTKAWYSLGGCLLCATGSEAMFADLCYFSVRSVQLTFVFLVLPCLLLGYLGQAAYLMENHADAGRAFYSSVPSGAFWPTFLIANIAALIASRAMTTATFSCIKQSTVLGCFPRLKIIHTSRKFMGQIYIPVLNWFLLAVSLVLVCSISSIDEIGNAYGIAELGVMMMTTVLVTLVMLLIWQIHIIIVFCFLVVFLGLELTFFSSVLWSVTDGSWIILVFAVIMFLIMYVWNYGSNLKYETEVKQKLSMDLMRELGSNLGTIRAPGIGLLYNELVKGIPAILGHFLTTLPAIHSMIIFVSIKYVPVPVVPQSERFLFRRVCPKSYHIFRCIARYGYKDVRKENHQTFEQLLIESLEKFIRREAQERSLESDGDEDIDSEDEYSSSRVLIAPNGSLYSLGFPLLADFKDTNNSVLEPSTSEVVSPTASDHPVFDAEQSLERELSFIRKAKESGVVYLLGHGDIRARKDSWFIKKLIINYFYAFLRKNCRRGITTLSVPHSHLMQVSMTYMV; encoded by the exons ATGGCGGATGATAGTGGGGAGATCAATGGCGGATTCTCGATGGACTCAACCGAATCAAGGTGGGTTTTTCAAGATGAAGAATATGCGTCTGATATAGAAGAGTACGAATCCGATTTCAGATTCAGAGGACATGCCACTGTGCCACCGGATTCCGAAGATGAAGATAGCGCCCGACAGAAACTCATTCGTACTGGTCCTCGAATCGATTCCTTCGATGTCGAGGCTCTTGATGTTCCTGGTGctcataaaaataatgattatcag GATATCAGTGTAGGAAAGAAAATTGTATTGGCTTTTCAGACTCTTGGTGTTGTCTTTGGTGATGTTGGAACCAGTCCGTTATATACATTCAGTGTTATGTTTAGAAAGACCCCTATAAATGGAAATGAAGACATTATTGGAGCATTATCACTTGTCTTGTATACTTTAGTCTTGTTTCCTTTGGTGAAGTATGTCATGGTTGTTATGTGGGCCAATGATCATGGGGaag GTGGCACTTTTGCCTTGTACTCCTTGATTTGCCGTCATGCTAAGGTGAGTCTTCTCCCCAATCAGTTACCATCAGATGCCCGTATATCAAGCTTTAGGCTAAAGGTGCCATCTCCTGAGCTTGAAAGATCATTAAAAATTAAGGAAAGACTTGAGACTTCTTTGACTCTAAAGAAGACACTACTAATATTAGTGCTTGCTGGTACTTCTATGGTGATTGCTAATGGTGTTGTAACACCAGCAATGTCAG ATGAAGTTGTGATGATTTCAGTTGCCTGCCTGATTGTTTTGTTCAGTGTACAGAAGTATGGAACAAGTAAAGTAGGACTTGCAGTAGGACCTGCTTTATTCATATGGTTTTGTTCTCTTGCGGGTATCGGGATATACAATCTTGTCAAATATGACAGTAGTGTCTTGAGGGCATTTAATCCTATTCATATCTACTATTTCTTCAAGAGGAACTCAACTAAAGCATGGTATTCACTTGGGGGTTGTCTTCTCTGTGCAACTG GTTCTGAAGCCATGTTTGCAGATCTGTGCTACTTTTCTGTACGATCAGTGCAG CTTACATTTGTGTTTCTTGTTTTGCCGTGTCTGCTATTGGGTTATTTGGGTCAAGCTGCATACCTTATGGAAAACCATGCCGATGCTGGTCGGGCCTTTTATTCTTCTGTTCCAA GTGGTGCATTCTGGCCAACTTTCCTTATTGCTAACATTGCTGCACTGATTGCAAGTCGGGCTATGACTACAGCAACATTTTCATGTATAAAGCAATCAACTGTACTTGGTTGTTTCCCTCGTCTTAAAATCATTCACACTTCCCGGAAATTTATGGGCCAAATCTATATCCCCGTCCTTAACTGGTTTCTGCTTGCTGTTTCTCTGGTGCTTGTCTGCTCAATATCCAGCATTGATGAGATCGGAAATGCCTATG GCATTGCTGAACTTGGGGTGATGATGATGACCACTGTTTTAGTGACCCTTGTTATGCTTCTTATATGGCAAATACACATCATCATAGTGTTCTGTTTTTTGGTAGTCTTCTTGGGATTGGAGTTGACTTTCTTTTCATCTGTTCTATGGAGTGTAACAGACGGAAGTTGGATAATATTGGTCTTTGCCGTAATTATGTTTCTGATAATGTATGTATGGAATTATGGTAGCAATCTCAAGTACGAAACTGAAGTCAAGCAAAAACTGTCGATGGATTTGATGCGAGAATTAGGTTCTAATCTTGGGACAATACGAGCTCCTGGAATTGGTTTGCTTTATAATGAGTTGGTCAAAGGAATACCAGCAATTCTTGGCCATTTTCTGACTACACTTCCAGCTATTCACTCCATGATCATATTTGTGAGTATTAAGTATGTTCCAGTTCCTGTGGTTCCTCAAAGTGAAAGGTTCCTTTTCCGGCGAGTCTGCCCCAAAAGTTATCATATATTTCGTTGCATTGCCAG GTATGGTTACAAAGATGTTCGAAAAGAAAATCACCAGACTTTCGAGCAGCTGCTGATTGAGAGCCTAGAGAAATTTATACGCCGTGAGGCTCAGGAGAGGTCACTAGAGAGTGATGGGGATGAAGATATTGATTCAGAGGATGAGTACTCTAGTTCTAGGGTTCTAATTGCTCCCAATGGGAGTCTTTACTCACTTGGGTTTCCTCTTCTTGCTGATTTTAAGGATACAAACAACTCTGTTTTAGAACCAAGCACATCTGAGGTGGTAAGCCCCACAGCCTCTGATCACCCGGTGTTTGATGCTGAGCAGAGCCTTGAGAGGGAGTTATCTTTTATTCGCAAGGCTAAAGAATCTGGAGTTGTTTATCTTCTTGGTCATGGGGATATAAGGGCAAGGAAGGACTCTTGGTTTATCAAGAAGttaataataaactatttcTATGCCTTCTTGAGAAAAAACTGCAGGAGGGGGATCACAACTTTAAGTGTGCCCCATTCGCATCTGATGCAAGTTAGCATGACTTACATggtttga
- the LOC101513516 gene encoding uncharacterized protein isoform X2, whose translation MSSSSSILSIPNPTAMDSTVKQITLFKPLNLSLNFRRGIQQKQQLNYRVRFHNSVMPLRCSISSSGGDHLHDASIVLHVRGMMCEGCAASVKRILETQPQVLSATVNLASETALVSPLLSEEKTAPNWQKQLGETLANHLTTCGFASTLRVWWVKWQVRKIETKGIII comes from the exons ATGAGTTCATCTTCTTCAATTCTTTCAATCCCAAATCCAACAGCAATGGATTCTACTGTGAAGCAGATAACACTTTTCAAACCTCTGAATCTGAGTCTTAATTTTCGCAGAGGCATCCAACAGAAGCAGCAACTCAACTATCGCGTTCGCTTCCACAACTCTGTTATGCCACTGCGGTGCTCAATTTCTTCTTCCGGTGGGGACCACCTCCATGATGCTAGCATCGTTCTCCATGTTcgg GGAATGATGTGTGAGGGTTGTGCAGCTAGTGTTAAAAGAATTTTAGAAACTCAA CCACAAGTGTTATCTGCTACTGTGAATCTAGCATCTGAGACAGCACTAGTTTCACCTTTACTATCCGAAGAAAAAACTGCACCAAATTGGCAAAAGCAGTTAGGAGAGACACTTGCAAACCATTTAACTACATGTGGTTTTGCTTCTACCCTTAGAG TGTGGTGGGTTAAGTGGCAGGTGAGGAAGATAGAGACTAAAGGAATTATCATCTAG
- the LOC101513516 gene encoding uncharacterized protein isoform X4 yields MSSSSSILSIPNPTAMDSTVKQITLFKPLNLSLNFRRGIQQKQQLNYRVRFHNSVMPLRCSISSSGGDHLHDASIVLHVRGMMCEGCAASVKRILETQPQVLSATVNLASETALVSPLLSEEKTAPNWQKQLGETLANHLTTCGFASTLRGEEDRD; encoded by the exons ATGAGTTCATCTTCTTCAATTCTTTCAATCCCAAATCCAACAGCAATGGATTCTACTGTGAAGCAGATAACACTTTTCAAACCTCTGAATCTGAGTCTTAATTTTCGCAGAGGCATCCAACAGAAGCAGCAACTCAACTATCGCGTTCGCTTCCACAACTCTGTTATGCCACTGCGGTGCTCAATTTCTTCTTCCGGTGGGGACCACCTCCATGATGCTAGCATCGTTCTCCATGTTcgg GGAATGATGTGTGAGGGTTGTGCAGCTAGTGTTAAAAGAATTTTAGAAACTCAA CCACAAGTGTTATCTGCTACTGTGAATCTAGCATCTGAGACAGCACTAGTTTCACCTTTACTATCCGAAGAAAAAACTGCACCAAATTGGCAAAAGCAGTTAGGAGAGACACTTGCAAACCATTTAACTACATGTGGTTTTGCTTCTACCCTTAGAG GTGAGGAAGATAGAGACTAA
- the LOC101513516 gene encoding uncharacterized protein isoform X3 yields MSSSSSILSIPNPTAMDSTVKQITLFKPLNLSLNFRRGIQQKQQLNYRVRFHNSVMPLRCSISSSGGDHLHDASIVLHVRGMMCEGCAASVKRILETQPQVLSATVNLASETALVSPLLSEEKTAPNWQKQLGETLANHLTTCGFASTLRVAGEEDRD; encoded by the exons ATGAGTTCATCTTCTTCAATTCTTTCAATCCCAAATCCAACAGCAATGGATTCTACTGTGAAGCAGATAACACTTTTCAAACCTCTGAATCTGAGTCTTAATTTTCGCAGAGGCATCCAACAGAAGCAGCAACTCAACTATCGCGTTCGCTTCCACAACTCTGTTATGCCACTGCGGTGCTCAATTTCTTCTTCCGGTGGGGACCACCTCCATGATGCTAGCATCGTTCTCCATGTTcgg GGAATGATGTGTGAGGGTTGTGCAGCTAGTGTTAAAAGAATTTTAGAAACTCAA CCACAAGTGTTATCTGCTACTGTGAATCTAGCATCTGAGACAGCACTAGTTTCACCTTTACTATCCGAAGAAAAAACTGCACCAAATTGGCAAAAGCAGTTAGGAGAGACACTTGCAAACCATTTAACTACATGTGGTTTTGCTTCTACCCTTAGAG TGGCAGGTGAGGAAGATAGAGACTAA
- the LOC101513516 gene encoding uncharacterized protein isoform X1: MSSSSSILSIPNPTAMDSTVKQITLFKPLNLSLNFRRGIQQKQQLNYRVRFHNSVMPLRCSISSSGGDHLHDASIVLHVRGMMCEGCAASVKRILETQPQVLSATVNLASETALVSPLLSEEKTAPNWQKQLGETLANHLTTCGFASTLRVNISSVAKSVCCSFNNYYL, encoded by the exons ATGAGTTCATCTTCTTCAATTCTTTCAATCCCAAATCCAACAGCAATGGATTCTACTGTGAAGCAGATAACACTTTTCAAACCTCTGAATCTGAGTCTTAATTTTCGCAGAGGCATCCAACAGAAGCAGCAACTCAACTATCGCGTTCGCTTCCACAACTCTGTTATGCCACTGCGGTGCTCAATTTCTTCTTCCGGTGGGGACCACCTCCATGATGCTAGCATCGTTCTCCATGTTcgg GGAATGATGTGTGAGGGTTGTGCAGCTAGTGTTAAAAGAATTTTAGAAACTCAA CCACAAGTGTTATCTGCTACTGTGAATCTAGCATCTGAGACAGCACTAGTTTCACCTTTACTATCCGAAGAAAAAACTGCACCAAATTGGCAAAAGCAGTTAGGAGAGACACTTGCAAACCATTTAACTACATGTGGTTTTGCTTCTACCCTTAGAG TGAACATTTCATCTGTTGCTAAGTCTGTATGTTGTTCGTTTAACAATTACTACCTCTAA